AGACAGTCGTGTTTACCGGTGAATATCAACATACTTTGGATACAAAAGGGCGGTTTTGCATGCCGGCTAAATTCCGGGGTTCTTTGGGTGAGCGTTTAATGATTACCAAAGGTCTTGACGGCTGTCTCTTTGTTTACACTAAGGAAGAATGGGCAGATTTGGAGGAAAAATTAAAGCGTCTTCCTTTTACTAATAGTCATGCCCGTGCTTTTGCTCGTTTTCTTTTTGGAGGTGCGGTGGAATCTGAAGTTGATAAACAGGGACGGATTTTGCTAAACAGTCATTTGCGGGAATATGCCGCTCTAAAAAAGGAAATTGTAA
The Clostridia bacterium genome window above contains:
- the mraZ gene encoding division/cell wall cluster transcriptional repressor MraZ — translated: MFTGEYQHTLDTKGRFCMPAKFRGSLGERLMITKGLDGCLFVYTKEEWADLEEKLKRLPFTNSHARAFARFLFGGAVESEVDKQGRILLNSHLREYAALKKEIVIIGVGTRIEIWSKENWETYSEDTEQNYEALAEKMVEFDLGF